The Arctopsyche grandis isolate Sample6627 chromosome 7, ASM5162203v2, whole genome shotgun sequence genome includes a window with the following:
- the vkg gene encoding collagen alpha-1(IV) chain viking, whose product MARPHRRPSLLHLAAIAAALSTLVTTANAACSTALCDCKGLKGKQGQPGYMGMNGQQGLPGDSGDDGPPGPMGDKGPTGDHGLLGEKGHRGDNGLQGYQGATGIPGMPGPGGIQGPLGLDGCNGTDGGSGRPGGQGIPGRRGDVGPQGSKGPTGEAGDGGVNSHGAKGEHGVPGINGPYGLPGQPGFQGAFGQQGWTGDQGLMGLTGEVGSRGAPGDDVVGPQGEKGDRGIRGDEGIEGEYIIDSFVGPEILMSAKGSKGSKGYIGDGGSKGIKGEFGYKGDKGYRGIKGKQGEFGERGPDGPYGKQGRTGGIGPDGDKGMKGAPGYVGRDGLDGSTGGRGEHGYAGQPGRQGAMGVPGIYDPNLDEVRSGNTGPQGPGGSAGARGASGLNGTSGKVGNLGPPGPPGQKGNSGEPGRRGISIKGEPGEDGLPGIAGEQGREGPPGIPGVRGEVGLKGSMEIGPDGEDGITGIDGFSGIAGDRGNSGISGPKGIPGKGLNIMGPPGENGPPGPPGLSGSPGTPGSPGYPGLKGIRGDDCPICRSGSPGLKGEHGEDARSGIPGSDGYSGLPGPRGPKGGSGYIGIPGGEGPKGVKGPVGEVGQPGASGRPGQLLYPPSHLLEPTPGDMGFKGMVGEVGYPGLPGPEGPAGPPGPFGMKGQSGDMGMAGSPGLDGIQGKDGLPGLPGQDAKVPIDFLRGDKGYLGERGEWGLPGDDGASGEQGDPYVSPQIDLRGNKGIKGIKGNIGVLGQKGSTGTTGDLGLKGFRGRQGLTGESFDGAEGLKGYFGITGDQGPKGEQGPAGKQGIEGFAAQSGLKGARGDVGLFVYVGPEGPVGPKGEFGEDGEEGTTGKSGRPGFMGEKGIAGLKGAPGDIGPDGEKGQKGVKGNSIQGQPGLPGAPGISYTIGLPGAMGYIGTVGAPGYDGIKGFTGEKGRAGRRGPDGLIGAPGFIGYAGVDGIAGLRGEQGERGEMGEDGREGYGGNFGRPGLPGAKGLIGDVGPQGLIGVPGNRGLKGFKGDMGRVGIPGMRGESSFSGKQGDQGNPGNPGFDGRDGFPGLRGQKGYMGERGQSTFGQKGQKGLSGEDGLSGFTGTIGIKGSIGDYGFMGLKGLLGDKGITGIPGNPGRPGRGGQKGRRGALGPPGPKGKMGLVGMDGEPGRIGYPGLPGERGLNGTTGSRGLPGTKGKMGLAGYSSYKTGTIGDRGDPGRDGFVGKTGRTGDVGLEGYLGAKGVRGDVGSPGLIGEIGYRGEKGITGEMGPPGLPGMQGIGAKRGEQGRSGIDGLQGRIGIRGQKGAPGGYGQDGPKGISGPPGLSFTGNKGEKGSLGLPGRRGSDGPIGKQGLEGNFGFTGLKGFAGEPGIIIGSPEAERGDVGITGIDGRNGLNGERGDMGEPGVNGRQGARGEIGMQGDIGFEGIVGYQGIKGAAGDVGESGFDAYPGLRGDMGYPGIPGFDGNPGLPGLAGKNGLQGFKGESGIPGLRGLPGLQGRRGLEGERGAMGIAGFMGRRGRPGPPGYPAPSPPGPKSRGYFFTRHSQTEQIPDCPRNTVKMWDGFSVLHIMGNAKSHGQDLGAPGSCLRRFSTMPYLFCNLNNVCDFAQRNDYSFWLTTMEKMPMTMTPIPAREVGRYISRCSVCEASTNVIAIHSQTMNIPTCPGGWEELWIGYSFLMHTSAGAQGSGQSLVSPGSCLEEFRTRPFIECNGMGKCNYFLNSLSYWLTTIENNDMFRKPIQRTLKKDQTSRVSRCSVCIRKAPTQIFRPPEPRPVFADAGEYRRTPPPIPVRRLNTRRRLRPYRPPRN is encoded by the exons gcTTGCAGCACTGCACTATGCGATTGCAAGGGTTTAAAAGGAAAGCAAGGACAGCCAGGTTATATGGGTATGAATGGCCAGCAAGGCCTTCCAGGTGATAGTGGAGACGATGGACCTCCCGGACCAATGGGAGATAAAGGACCTACTGGCGACCATGGACTTCTCGGAGAAAAAGGACATAGG GGAGATAATGGTCTGCAAGGGTACCAAGGAGCGACAGGTATACCG GGAATGCCAGGTCCAGGTGGTATACAAGGACCGTTAGGCTTAGACGGATGCAACGGCACAGATGGAGGAAGTGGACGCCCAGGTGGACAAGGTATTCCAGGACGACGAGGAGATGTAGGACCTCAAGGTTCAAAAGGTCCAACTGGTGAGGCTGGTGATGGTGGTGTAAACAGCCATGGTGCCAAAGGGGAGCATGGTGTGCCCGGAATTAATGGTCCTTATGGACTGCCAGGTCAACCCGGTTTTCAAGGCGCTTTTGGTCAACAAGGATGGACTGGAGATCAG GGATTAATGGGTTTAACCGGTGAAGTTGGCAGTAGGGGTGCTCCCGGTGACGACGTTGTTGGACCTCAGGGAGAAAAAGGCGATCGAGGAATACGGGGAGATGAAGGTATTGAAGGCGAATATATCATCGATTCCTTTGTTGGACCGGAAATTTTAATGTCAGCTAAAGGAAGCAAAGGGTCCAAAGGATATATAGGAGATGGAGGCTCAAAAGGAATAAAAGGAGAATTTGGTTACAAAGGAGATAAG GGCTATAGAGGCATTAAAGGAAAACAAGGTGAATTTGGTGAACGAGGCCCAGATGGACCATATGGTAAACAAGGAAGAACTGGTGGCATAGGCCCTGATGGAGATAAAGGAATGAAAGGTGCTCCAGGGTATGTTGGACGAGACGGCTTAGACGGAAGTACAGGAGGAAGAGGTGAACATGGCTATGCCGGTCAACCTGGTAGACAAGGGGCTATGGGTGTGCCCGGAATATACGATCCGAACTTAGACGAAGTACGATCAGGTAATACTGGACCACAGGGACCGGGCGGGTCAGCTGGAGCCCGAGGTGCCTCTGGGCTTAACGGTACAAGTGGGAAAGTCGGAAATCTTGGTCCTCCTGGACCACCGGGTCAAAAAGGAAATTCTGGAGAGCCCGGCCGCAGAGGAATTTCCATTAAAGGTGAACCTGGAGAAGATGGCTTGCCGGGAATTGCAGGTGAACAAGGACGGGAAGGACCTCCGGGTATCCCTGGTGTTAGAGGAGAAGTGGGATTAAAAGGGTCAATGGAAATTGGACCAGATGGAGAAGACGGAATTACAGGAATAGATGGATTTTCGGGTATTGCGGGTGATCGCGGTAATTCTGGCATAAGTGGTCCAAAAGGCATACCTGGAAAAGGTTTGAATATTATGGGTCCTCCCGGAGAAAACGGTCCGCCAGGTCCCCCCGGTCTTTCAGGATCACCAGGAACACCAGGATCTCCCGGCTACCCTGGATTAAAAGGAATAAGAGGCGATGATTGTCCAATATGTCGATcag GTTCTCCGGGCTTAAAGGGAGAACATGGAGAAGATGCTAGATCAGGTATACCTGGGTCCGACGGGTACTCTGGTTTACCTGGACCGCGTGGTCCCAAAGGTGGTTCTGGCTATATCGGAATACCTGGAGGTGAAGGTCCCAAAGGAGTAAAAGGACCTGTTGGTGAAGTTGGTCAACCCGGAGCTTCAGGCAGACCTGGACAACTATTATATCCACCATCTCATCTTTTGGAACCAACTCCAGGCGATATGGGATTTAAGG GTATGGTTGGTGAAGTTGGATATCCAGGATTGCCGGGTCCAGAAGGTCCTGCAGGTCCTCCAGGACCATTTGGTATGAAAGGTCAGTCTGGAGATATGGGAATGGCAGGTTCTCCTGGTCTTGATGGAATACAGGGAAAAGATGGTTTACCTGGATTACCTGGTCAAGATGCCAAAGTACCCATAGATTTTCTTAGAGGAGATAAAGGCTATCTCGGTGAAag GGGTGAATGGGGTTTACCAGGAGATGACGGAGCCTCGGGTGAACAAGGGGATCCTTATGTTTCTCCACAAATCGACCTCAGAGGAAATAAGGGTATCAAAGGAATAAAAGGAAACATCG GAGTACTTGGCCAAAAAGGCTCCACTGGAACAACTGGAGATCTGGGACTAAAAGGATTCAGGGGAAGGCAGGGTCTTACTGGCGAGTCATTTGATGGTGCGGAAGGTCTGAAAGGCTATTTTGGAATTACTGGTGATCAAGGTCCAAAGGGTGAACAAGGTCCAGCAGGAAAACAGGGTATCGAGGGCTTTGCAGCTCAATCGGGGCTAAAAGGAGCACGGGGTGATGTTGGACTCTTTGTTTATGTTGGTCCTGAAGGACCTGTGGGCCCTAAAGGTGAATTCGGAGAAGATGGCGAAGAAGGTACAACGGGAAAATCTGGCCGACCTGGCTTCATGGGTGAAAAGGGAATCGCAGGACTAAAGGGAGCTCCAGGCGACATTGGCCCTGATGGCgagaag GGTCAAAAAGGAGTGAAAGGTAATTCAATCCAAGGACAACCAGGGTTACCTGGTGCTCCAGGAATAAGTTATACTATCGGACTTCCTGGTGCTATGGGATATATTGGAACTGTTGGTGCACCTGGATACGATGGAATCAAAGGTTTTACTGGCGAAAAAGGAAGAGCAGGCAGGCGTGGCCCCGATGGACTAATAGGAGCTCCTGGTTTTATTGGATATGCTGGAGTAGATGGAATTGCAGGATTGAGAGGAGAGCAAGGAGAACGAGGAGAAATGGGCGAAGACGGTCGTGAAGGTTATGGAGGAAATTTCGGTAGACCTGGTTTACCAGGTGCCAAAGGTTTGATAGGAGACGTTGGTCCACAAGGACTTATAGGTGTGCCTGGAAATAGAGGACTGAAAGGATTTAAGGGGGATATGGGTCGAGTAGGAATTCCGGGAATGCGCGGAGAGTCTTCTTTCAGTGGCAAACAAGGTGACCAAGGAAATCCTGGAAATCCAGGCTTTGATGGACGTGACGGTTTTCCAGGATTAAGGGGTCAAAAAGGTTATATGGGAGAGCGTGGACAATCCACATTTGGTCAAAAAGGACAAAAAGGATTATCAGGTGAAGACGGTCTTTCTGGTTTTACAGGAACTATAGGAATTAAGGGCAGCATCGGTGATTATGGTTTTATGGGTCTTAAAGGACTTTTGGGAGATAAAGGAATTACCGGAATACCTGGGAATCCAGGAAGACCTGGGCGAGGTGGTCAAAAAGGAAGACGTGGAGCTCTTGGACCCCCTGGTCCAAAAGGAAAAATGGGACTCGTGGGAATGGATGGTGAGCCAGGACGTATTGGATATCCGGGATTACCCGGAGAAAGAGGATTGAATGGCACAACTGGATCGCGTGGATTGCCTGGTACAAAGGGAAAAATGGGACTAGCTGGATACAGTAGTTATAAAACTGGAACAATTGGTGATAGAGGAGACCCTGGAAGAGACGGTTTTGTTGGAAAAACTGGAAGAACTGGCGATGTTGGATTAGAAGGATATTTGGGAGCGAAAGGAGTACGGGGAGATGTAGGATCACCAGGTTTAATTGGTGAAATTGGTTACCGAGGTGAAAAAGGAATAACAGGAGAAATGGGACCTCCTGGACTACCAGGAATGCAAGGTATAGGTGCTAAAAGAGGAGAACAAGGTAGGAGTGGCATCGATGGTTTGCAAGGAAGAATCGGAATTCGTGGACAAAAAGGAGCACCAGGAGGATATGGTCAAGATGGTCCTAAAGGTATAAGTGGACCTCCTGGATTATCTTTTACTGGAAATAAAGGTGAAAAGGGATCATTGGGATTGCCAGGACGTAGGGGTTCTGATGGACCAATAGGAAAACAAGGTTTGGAAGGTAACTTTGGATTTACAGGACTCAAAGGATTTGCTGGAGAACCTGGAATTATAATTGGTAGTCCAGAAGCTGAACGTGGTGATGTAGGTATAACTGGTATAGATGGACGAAATGGACTAAATGGTGAACGAGGAGACATGGGCGAACCAGGTGTAAATGGAAGACAAGGAGCCAGAGGAGAAATTGGAATGCAAGGAGATATTGGTTTCGAAGGAATAGTCGGATATCAAGGCATCAAGGGTGCTGCTGGTGACGTTGGAGAGTCAGGATTTGATGCATATCCAGGACTTAGAGGTGATATGGGCTACCCTGGAATTCCTGGTTTTGATGGTAATCCAGGGCTACCAGGTTTAGCGGGAAAGAATGGATTACAAGGATTCAAAGGAGAAAGTGGAATCCCTGGGTTAAGAGGATTGCCCGGGCTCCAAGGAAGAAGAGGTTTGGAGGGTGAAAGAGGTGCTATGGGAATAGCAGGCTTTATGGGACGCAGAGGACGACCTGGTCCTCCAGGCTATCCTGCGCCATCGCCTCCAGGTCCTAAGAGTCGTGGATACTTCTTTACAAGACATTCCCAAACTGAACAAATTCCTGATTGTCCCAGAAACACTGTCAAAATGTGGGATGGATTTTCCGTTTTACATATAATGGGAAACGCTAAATCACATGGCCAAGATTTAG GGGCTCCTGGCAGTTGTTTGCGGAGATTCTCTACAATGCCATATCTATTCtgcaatttaaataatgtatgtgATTTTGCTCAAAGAAACGACTACAGTTTTTGGTTAACAACAATGGAAAAAATGCCAATGACGATGACTCCAATCCCTGCCAGAGAAGTCGGTAGATACATATCAAG ATGTTCTGTGTGTGAAGCTTCTACTAATGTAATCGCAATTCACAGTCAAACTATGAATATACCTACTTGTCCAGGAGGCTGGGAAGAATTATGGATAGGTTACAGTTTCTTGATG